The proteins below are encoded in one region of Chloroflexota bacterium:
- a CDS encoding FtsX-like permease family protein → MRGLTGLAWRSLSARRGRAVLTIVGIALGVGVLFAALATNDGIERSADRTAAALVGRADLRVTAFTERGLSDATVAAIRATPGVAVAAPRIERRTFIATALGAGPAVAPPITVLAIDPASDPQIHDLAGSAALGAAAAGPPRALVSARLAAEAGLHIGSTFTLQGIADPSVSTVTVTGILSGSGPVLGSSGRTAVITIDEARIVFGPLGTTEVDLRLAPGATVDGVTAALGQRLVNEPYVVSRPADIAASIRASTSDFQATTALLAAVALFVSAFLIFNTLSMTVAERTREVGLLRAAGAGRGQVARFVLVQALALGIGGSIVGVGVGLVLAAIMARYVASIANVPLDGLSVPPSGVALAVGVGLAVTIAAAIEPAIRAGRISPIEALRARSVDARTGGGARLRWLVVVFIVVAVAGLLVWPTGGAVGSPLRALVVYAILLAVTIASPFLLAPLGRIAGLPFALVLRTEERLARGAAVRDRSRTALTVGALLVGVAMIVAVGAVALNARSAAESWLTDVVPGDEVVTSIVPAAIDATGPGATLGAVPGVVQVTPIATFASAYEGLRLDATAMAGADLLADGRLTFVAGDRRAALTGLDGGGTVILPRSVADRFGLRVGDRMAFTVGGAEPVVDLRVTGIVERTIPGRAGESILIGWSDAIGRFGVLGADSFAVRFAPGTAATTRPALEAAARQLALEPNTLETIRGAIGDALGQVFGLFDGLSAIAVIVAGLGIVNTLTMNVVERVREIGVLRATGMTRRQVWRMVVVEAGVLGIVGAILGSIAGMAAGVALIVLAEGSVGSVAIDVPWQTIGLAAVFGVAVAMIAAYYPARLASRISIVRAVQYE, encoded by the coding sequence ATGCGTGGGCTGACCGGGCTCGCCTGGCGAAGCCTGTCGGCGAGGCGTGGCCGGGCGGTCCTCACGATCGTGGGGATCGCCCTCGGGGTGGGAGTCCTGTTCGCCGCCCTCGCCACGAACGACGGCATCGAACGCTCCGCGGACCGGACGGCGGCCGCGCTCGTGGGCCGGGCGGACCTCCGGGTCACCGCCTTCACCGAGCGCGGCCTGTCCGACGCGACGGTCGCCGCGATCCGGGCCACACCCGGCGTCGCCGTCGCCGCCCCGCGGATCGAGCGTCGTACCTTCATCGCCACGGCGCTCGGCGCCGGCCCGGCGGTGGCGCCGCCGATCACGGTCCTCGCCATCGATCCGGCCAGCGACCCGCAGATCCACGACCTTGCGGGTTCCGCCGCCCTGGGCGCGGCCGCGGCAGGGCCGCCACGGGCGCTCGTCTCGGCGCGGCTCGCGGCCGAGGCCGGATTGCACATCGGCTCCACGTTCACCCTCCAGGGCATCGCCGATCCCTCCGTCTCGACCGTGACCGTGACCGGCATCCTGTCCGGCAGTGGTCCGGTCCTCGGCTCGTCCGGCCGAACGGCGGTCATCACCATCGACGAGGCCCGGATCGTCTTCGGACCCCTCGGCACGACGGAGGTGGATCTGCGCCTCGCGCCTGGCGCGACGGTCGACGGGGTCACGGCGGCCCTCGGCCAGCGCCTCGTCAACGAGCCGTACGTCGTCAGCCGGCCGGCGGATATCGCGGCGTCCATCCGCGCGTCGACGTCGGACTTCCAGGCGACGACGGCACTGCTCGCCGCCGTCGCCCTGTTCGTCAGCGCGTTCCTCATCTTCAACACCCTCTCGATGACGGTCGCCGAGCGGACGCGTGAGGTCGGGTTGCTCCGTGCGGCGGGCGCGGGGCGCGGGCAGGTCGCCCGGTTCGTCCTCGTCCAGGCGCTCGCCCTCGGGATCGGCGGGTCGATCGTGGGTGTCGGCGTCGGCCTCGTCCTCGCGGCGATCATGGCGCGCTACGTCGCGAGCATCGCGAACGTCCCGCTCGACGGCCTGTCCGTCCCCCCTTCCGGGGTCGCACTCGCCGTCGGCGTCGGCCTGGCGGTCACGATCGCTGCGGCGATCGAGCCGGCGATCCGGGCCGGCCGCATCTCCCCGATCGAGGCGCTCCGGGCGCGGTCCGTGGATGCTCGGACCGGCGGTGGGGCCCGGCTGCGCTGGCTCGTCGTGGTGTTCATCGTCGTCGCCGTCGCGGGCCTGCTGGTCTGGCCGACGGGCGGGGCGGTGGGCTCACCGCTCCGCGCGCTCGTCGTCTACGCGATCCTCCTCGCGGTGACCATCGCCTCGCCGTTCCTCCTCGCGCCGCTCGGACGGATCGCCGGCCTGCCGTTCGCGCTCGTCCTGCGCACCGAGGAGCGTCTCGCCCGCGGCGCCGCGGTCCGCGATCGGAGCCGCACGGCGCTCACCGTGGGCGCGCTCCTCGTCGGCGTCGCGATGATCGTCGCCGTCGGCGCGGTCGCGCTCAATGCGCGGTCGGCCGCCGAGTCGTGGCTCACGGATGTCGTGCCCGGCGACGAAGTCGTCACGTCGATCGTCCCGGCCGCCATCGATGCGACCGGACCCGGCGCGACGCTCGGCGCTGTCCCGGGAGTCGTGCAAGTCACGCCGATCGCGACCTTCGCCTCGGCGTACGAAGGGCTTCGCCTCGACGCGACCGCGATGGCCGGCGCGGATCTGCTCGCCGACGGGCGGCTCACGTTCGTCGCCGGCGACCGGAGGGCGGCCCTGACCGGTCTCGACGGCGGCGGAACGGTGATCCTGCCACGAAGCGTGGCCGATCGGTTCGGGCTCCGGGTCGGTGACCGCATGGCGTTCACCGTGGGTGGTGCGGAGCCCGTCGTGGATCTGCGGGTGACGGGCATCGTGGAGCGGACCATCCCGGGACGGGCCGGCGAGTCGATCCTCATCGGGTGGAGCGATGCGATCGGGCGGTTCGGGGTGCTCGGCGCAGATTCGTTCGCCGTCCGGTTCGCGCCGGGGACGGCCGCGACGACCCGCCCGGCGCTCGAGGCCGCGGCCCGACAGCTTGCCCTCGAACCGAACACCCTCGAAACGATCCGGGGTGCCATCGGCGACGCGCTGGGCCAGGTGTTCGGCCTGTTCGACGGGCTGTCGGCGATCGCGGTGATCGTGGCGGGTCTCGGCATCGTCAATACCCTCACGATGAACGTGGTGGAACGCGTCCGCGAGATCGGCGTCCTTCGAGCGACGGGGATGACCCGGCGACAGGTGTGGCGGATGGTCGTCGTGGAGGCGGGCGTGCTCGGGATCGTCGGGGCGATCCTCGGCTCGATCGCCGGGATGGCGGCCGGCGTGGCGCTGATCGTGCTGGCCGAGGGTTCCGTCGGCAGTGTCGCGATCGATGTCCCGTGGCAGACGATCGGGCTCGCTGCCGTCTTCGGGGTCGCCGTCGCGATGATCGCCGCGTACTACCCGGCCCGGCTCGCGAGCCGGATCTCGATCGTCCGCGCCGTCCAGTACGAGTGA
- a CDS encoding ABC transporter permease, which produces MIVDRLVLAGSPRRSFRGPFLAVVAGAALLAGWKLLTVIGGYQPFVLPPPETVAARFVRAWADGTMLPNTITTLSEVGLGFVAGAGSAMVVGYGLARSRLIEQALSPYLVAAQATPILALAPLIALWFGSGILSKVIICALIVFFPVAISTMVGIRSVDGQLLELCRALRASRRQILLRVEIPGALPAIFGGLRVGVTLAVIGAIIGEWAGGDSGLGVLINLARGSLFDTPLLFATLATIAIVGVTLYLMVVAIERRLVGDRG; this is translated from the coding sequence ATGATCGTCGATCGGCTCGTCCTCGCCGGATCGCCGCGCCGATCCTTCCGGGGTCCATTCCTGGCGGTGGTCGCGGGCGCGGCGCTGCTCGCCGGATGGAAGCTCCTCACCGTCATCGGCGGGTACCAGCCGTTCGTCCTGCCGCCACCGGAGACCGTCGCCGCCCGGTTCGTCCGGGCGTGGGCGGACGGGACGATGCTCCCGAACACGATCACCACCCTCTCCGAGGTCGGCCTCGGGTTCGTCGCGGGCGCCGGCTCGGCGATGGTCGTGGGCTACGGGCTCGCCCGGTCGCGGCTCATCGAACAGGCGCTCTCGCCGTATCTCGTCGCGGCCCAGGCGACGCCCATCCTCGCCCTCGCACCGCTCATCGCCCTGTGGTTCGGATCGGGGATCCTCTCGAAGGTCATCATCTGCGCGCTCATCGTCTTCTTCCCGGTCGCCATCTCGACCATGGTCGGCATTCGTTCGGTGGACGGACAGCTCCTCGAGCTGTGCCGGGCCCTCCGCGCGTCGCGCCGCCAGATCCTCCTCCGCGTGGAGATCCCGGGCGCGCTCCCCGCGATCTTCGGCGGGCTCCGGGTCGGGGTGACGCTGGCGGTGATCGGGGCGATCATCGGCGAGTGGGCGGGCGGCGATTCCGGCCTCGGCGTCCTCATCAACCTCGCCCGCGGCAGCCTGTTCGACACGCCGCTCCTCTTCGCCACGCTCGCGACCATCGCGATCGTCGGCGTCACGCTCTATCTCATGGTCGTGGCCATCGAGCGTCGTCTCGTCGGCGACCGCGGATGA
- a CDS encoding ABC transporter ATP-binding protein: MSFRYPGRTSRQAASLADRLVLDRVSLAVGPGEFVALVGANGSGKSTLLRLLAGLLHPTGGRVDVAGEPISAPDRRVGVVFQEPRLLPWRSVVDNIAFPLELAGWPADRRRARARELLELVGLVGVDDERPHRLSGGMRQRAAIARALALEPGILLLDEPFSALDSLTRERLNLALQEIWRRTGASVVLVTHSIAEAIFLADRVLVLARRSARIAGTIAIPFARPRSLGTLDAADVSGIAASVRELLAADEEATR; this comes from the coding sequence GTGTCATTCCGCTATCCGGGACGGACCTCCCGCCAGGCAGCGTCCCTCGCGGACCGGCTCGTCCTCGATCGTGTCTCGCTCGCCGTCGGTCCCGGCGAGTTCGTCGCTCTCGTCGGAGCGAACGGATCCGGAAAGAGCACGCTCCTGCGGCTCCTCGCCGGCCTCCTCCACCCGACCGGCGGTCGCGTCGACGTCGCCGGCGAGCCGATCTCCGCCCCGGACCGCCGCGTCGGCGTCGTGTTCCAGGAGCCGCGCCTCCTGCCCTGGCGCTCGGTCGTCGACAACATCGCCTTCCCGCTCGAGCTCGCCGGCTGGCCAGCGGATCGCCGCCGGGCACGCGCCCGGGAACTCCTCGAGCTCGTCGGCCTCGTCGGCGTCGACGACGAACGCCCCCACCGGCTCTCCGGTGGGATGCGCCAGCGCGCCGCGATCGCCCGCGCCCTTGCCCTTGAGCCGGGCATCCTCCTCCTCGACGAGCCGTTCAGCGCGCTCGACTCGCTCACCCGCGAGCGGCTCAACCTCGCGCTCCAGGAGATCTGGCGACGGACGGGCGCGAGCGTCGTTCTCGTCACCCATTCGATCGCGGAGGCGATCTTCCTCGCCGACCGCGTCCTCGTCCTCGCTCGACGCTCCGCCAGGATCGCCGGCACGATCGCGATCCCGTTCGCCCGGCCACGCTCGCTCGGCACGCTCGATGCCGCCGATGTCTCCGGGATCGCGGCGTCGGTCCGGGAGCTCCTCGCGGCCGACGAGGAGGCGACGCGATGA
- a CDS encoding biotin transporter BioY: protein MRVGDRLGTRTRHIALVIVGAAFIALTANLSIRLGDDPVPITGQTFAVLIVGGALGFRRGILATMFYLVLGLVLPVYADHRSGLAIIGTISDGRLVLGPTGGYLVGFILAGALVGRLAELGWDRHLGGALTAMLIGDVAIYVVGLPWLLAATHESVSWTIANGLTPFLIGDAVKIALAAGLFPAAWWALGRRPPER, encoded by the coding sequence ATGCGGGTCGGCGATCGGCTGGGAACGCGGACCCGTCACATCGCCCTCGTCATCGTCGGGGCGGCCTTCATCGCCCTCACGGCGAACCTCTCGATCCGGCTCGGCGACGATCCGGTCCCGATCACCGGGCAGACCTTCGCCGTCCTCATCGTGGGCGGGGCGCTCGGATTCCGGCGGGGCATCCTCGCCACGATGTTCTACCTCGTGCTTGGCCTCGTCCTTCCCGTCTACGCGGACCATCGGTCCGGCCTCGCGATCATCGGGACCATCTCGGACGGACGGCTCGTCCTGGGGCCGACCGGTGGGTACCTCGTCGGGTTCATCCTCGCCGGGGCGCTCGTGGGACGCCTCGCCGAGCTCGGCTGGGACCGCCATCTCGGCGGCGCGCTCACGGCGATGCTCATCGGGGACGTGGCGATCTATGTCGTGGGCCTGCCGTGGCTTCTGGCGGCGACGCATGAGAGCGTCTCGTGGACGATCGCGAACGGGCTGACTCCGTTCCTCATCGGCGATGCGGTGAAGATCGCCCTGGCCGCTGGGTTGTTCCCGGCAGCGTGGTGGGCCCTGGGCCGTCGCCCGCCCGAACGGTAG
- a CDS encoding diguanylate cyclase codes for MDAESISRILILAIVANLVIMILVIVPAVRHGRNRDLGKSNMSYVAPNGATVSPTVLADRLASISGPVTAAGPVTASGPVPAATVPGAGSAPGPNDTPRPTIDASPGVPPTDMATDDAEARRTGPDDLQLTRPRRFTMPAEDDRAADAIEAFLSGSRRPDRERGDRRPGIDQADDGPEGLVDRITGLDSPYSWSRTIATEQTRSARYGRPATVVIAELDGLDILADRFGEMAADRLIPPVADALRRNARAADRVARLGRARFGILLVETDEVRAINYVERVRAACDRWLEASAVAVRLSLGWACPAVDGDLAGAVRTAEERMHRERRRSAPWHPAPTEAEGPED; via the coding sequence ATGGACGCTGAATCGATATCCCGTATCCTCATCCTGGCGATCGTCGCCAATCTCGTCATCATGATCCTCGTCATCGTGCCGGCCGTCCGGCACGGGCGGAACCGCGATCTCGGCAAGAGCAATATGTCGTACGTGGCCCCGAACGGCGCGACGGTCTCTCCCACGGTCCTTGCCGATCGTCTCGCATCCATCTCCGGACCGGTGACGGCCGCCGGGCCAGTCACGGCATCCGGTCCCGTGCCGGCCGCGACGGTCCCCGGAGCCGGCAGCGCACCCGGCCCGAATGACACCCCGCGGCCGACCATCGACGCCTCGCCAGGAGTACCACCCACCGACATGGCAACCGACGACGCCGAAGCCCGACGGACGGGCCCCGATGACCTCCAGCTCACGCGGCCGCGCCGCTTCACGATGCCGGCAGAAGACGACCGCGCCGCGGACGCGATCGAGGCGTTCCTCTCGGGTTCGCGTCGGCCCGACCGTGAGCGCGGCGATCGGCGACCGGGCATCGATCAGGCGGACGATGGACCGGAGGGACTCGTGGACCGGATCACGGGCCTCGACAGCCCATATTCGTGGTCCCGGACGATCGCGACCGAGCAGACACGTTCGGCCCGCTACGGGCGACCCGCGACGGTCGTCATCGCCGAGCTCGACGGTCTCGACATCCTCGCCGATCGCTTCGGGGAGATGGCTGCGGATCGCCTGATCCCGCCGGTCGCCGACGCCCTTCGGCGGAACGCCCGTGCGGCGGATCGGGTCGCCCGACTCGGTCGCGCCCGCTTCGGGATCCTCCTCGTGGAAACGGACGAGGTCCGGGCCATCAACTACGTGGAGCGCGTCCGTGCCGCCTGCGACCGCTGGCTCGAAGCGAGCGCGGTCGCGGTGCGCCTCTCGCTCGGCTGGGCGTGTCCCGCCGTGGACGGCGACCTTGCGGGCGCCGTGCGGACGGCCGAGGAGCGGATGCACCGCGAACGGCGACGCTCGGCACCGTGGCACCCCGCCCCGACGGAGGCCGAGGGACCCGAGGACTGA
- a CDS encoding ABC transporter substrate-binding protein — protein sequence MKRFLLLSLVAAPLLAACGSGATAAPSAAASAAPGTAGSTAASAGTSVPATPSGPPTRLTVGLGYIPSVQFAPFYLAQQAGYYAAAGLDVTFENKIDPDLITLVGQGAVDIGIADGTSVIPAVGQGIPVRYVATIYAKFPNIVFAKASSGIHTAADLKGRRIGTPGKYGSSWIMLQALLQSAGLTTNDVNIQLYPDFGQATALAQGAIDAATGFVNNEPVQMALSGTPASVLTVDGIVPLPGNGLIAGTATLTAKHVALKAFVAATLRAMAVITSDPQKGLDASVALVPDLGTDRPTQLAILKATIATWSSAYTAAHGLGAIDRTAWQRTVAFMVAMPGSPVASPAPTVDQLVDESLLAP from the coding sequence GTGAAGCGTTTCCTGCTCCTCAGCCTCGTGGCGGCGCCGTTGCTCGCAGCGTGCGGGTCCGGTGCGACCGCGGCCCCGAGCGCAGCGGCGTCGGCGGCCCCGGGCACGGCCGGCTCGACGGCCGCCTCGGCAGGCACATCGGTCCCGGCGACACCGTCCGGTCCGCCGACCAGGCTGACCGTCGGCCTGGGCTACATCCCGAGCGTGCAGTTCGCTCCGTTCTACCTCGCCCAGCAGGCGGGGTATTACGCTGCCGCCGGCCTGGACGTGACCTTCGAGAACAAGATCGATCCCGATCTCATCACCCTCGTCGGGCAGGGGGCGGTGGACATCGGCATCGCCGACGGGACGAGCGTCATCCCGGCGGTGGGCCAGGGGATCCCGGTGCGATACGTCGCGACGATCTACGCGAAGTTCCCGAACATCGTGTTCGCCAAGGCCTCCTCCGGGATCCACACGGCGGCCGACCTCAAGGGCCGCAGGATCGGGACGCCCGGCAAGTATGGCAGCAGCTGGATCATGCTCCAGGCGCTCCTCCAGTCCGCCGGACTCACGACGAACGACGTGAACATCCAGCTCTATCCGGACTTCGGGCAGGCGACGGCTCTCGCCCAGGGAGCCATCGACGCGGCGACCGGCTTCGTCAACAACGAGCCGGTCCAGATGGCACTGTCGGGGACGCCGGCGTCCGTCCTCACCGTCGACGGCATCGTGCCACTGCCCGGGAACGGGCTCATCGCCGGGACGGCGACGCTCACCGCCAAGCACGTGGCCCTGAAAGCGTTCGTGGCGGCGACCCTTCGGGCGATGGCGGTCATCACCTCCGATCCGCAGAAGGGCCTCGACGCCTCGGTCGCCCTCGTGCCCGACCTCGGCACGGACCGGCCGACGCAGCTCGCGATCCTCAAGGCGACGATCGCGACGTGGTCGAGCGCCTACACAGCCGCGCACGGGCTCGGGGCGATCGACCGCACCGCCTGGCAGCGGACCGTCGCATTCATGGTCGCGATGCCCGGCTCGCCGGTGGCGAGTCCCGCGCCGACCGTCGACCAGCTGGTGGACGAAAGCCTGCTCGCGCCGTAA
- a CDS encoding amidohydrolase family protein, whose product MTAALPARPPFVLRARILSPLSRGGVRHELDGRLEVGPDGRIASVGPWSSSAMTSAAPSVSSSASDRGALPVADVRPWVVLPGLVDLHAHVPQLSNAGLGFGLPLLEWLERYIFPLERAFDAPAAERLAPAAFRAFAAAGSTTVMAYGALWEPSMDVVFRAAEAHGIRAVIGKVMMDRLTYDAGDRTPREVLDLSLRQSADLCARWHGRDDGRLRYAFTPRFAVSCTAEMLRESARLAERAGAYWQTHLSEDVGEVAEVGRLFPEAKDYLDVYDRAAALSPRAVLAHAIHLSDREVRRLAESGARVAHCPESNLFLASGTMPLARYLEAGIPVGLGSDVAGGPDPSIFRSMRVGAYVQNVRRIAGFDAGPILGPLDWLRLGTLDGARALGLDDAIGSLEAGKDADLIVVDASATDLLDVSTGSLEDPTGSLEDPTELVSRFIFRSDPRMVRGAWVRGRRLEGPLA is encoded by the coding sequence GTGACCGCCGCCCTGCCTGCTCGGCCGCCGTTCGTGCTCCGTGCCCGGATCCTCAGCCCGCTCTCGAGGGGCGGCGTTCGTCACGAGCTGGACGGCCGGCTCGAGGTGGGACCGGACGGCCGCATCGCCTCCGTCGGACCGTGGTCCTCCTCCGCGATGACCTCCGCCGCGCCCTCGGTCTCGTCATCGGCCTCGGATCGGGGCGCCCTCCCGGTCGCCGACGTCCGGCCGTGGGTGGTCCTCCCGGGACTGGTCGATCTGCACGCCCACGTGCCGCAGCTTTCGAACGCGGGGCTCGGGTTCGGCCTCCCGCTCCTCGAGTGGCTCGAGCGGTACATCTTCCCGCTCGAGCGAGCGTTCGACGCGCCCGCGGCCGAGCGTCTCGCCCCGGCGGCCTTCCGGGCGTTCGCGGCCGCCGGCAGCACCACCGTGATGGCATACGGGGCGCTCTGGGAACCGAGCATGGACGTCGTGTTCCGGGCCGCCGAGGCGCACGGCATCCGGGCCGTCATCGGCAAGGTCATGATGGACCGACTCACCTACGACGCGGGCGATCGAACGCCGCGCGAGGTCCTCGACCTCTCCCTCCGGCAGTCGGCGGACCTCTGCGCCCGCTGGCACGGCCGTGACGACGGACGGCTGCGCTACGCGTTCACCCCCCGCTTCGCGGTGAGTTGCACGGCCGAGATGCTCCGTGAGTCGGCTCGCTTGGCCGAGCGCGCCGGCGCCTACTGGCAGACGCACCTGTCCGAGGACGTCGGCGAGGTCGCCGAGGTGGGCCGGCTCTTCCCCGAGGCGAAGGACTACCTCGACGTCTACGATCGTGCAGCGGCGCTCAGCCCGCGGGCGGTGCTCGCCCATGCGATCCACCTGTCCGACCGGGAGGTGCGCCGGCTCGCCGAGTCGGGCGCCCGCGTCGCCCATTGCCCGGAGTCGAACCTCTTTCTCGCATCGGGGACGATGCCGCTGGCGCGCTACCTGGAAGCCGGCATCCCCGTCGGGCTGGGCTCGGACGTGGCCGGAGGGCCAGACCCGTCGATCTTCCGGTCCATGCGCGTCGGGGCATACGTCCAGAACGTGCGGCGGATCGCCGGGTTCGACGCCGGACCGATCCTGGGTCCGCTCGACTGGCTCCGCCTCGGGACGCTCGACGGCGCGAGGGCCCTCGGGCTGGACGACGCGATCGGGTCGCTCGAGGCCGGCAAGGATGCCGATCTCATCGTCGTCGACGCGTCAGCCACGGACCTGCTCGACGTCTCGACGGGGTCGCTCGAGGATCCGACCGGGTCGCTCGAGGATCCGACGGAACTGGTGAGTCGCTTCATCTTCCGGTCGGACCCGCGGATGGTCCGGGGGGCGTGGGTACGCGGACGCCGTCTGGAGGGACCCTTAGCGTGA
- a CDS encoding FAD-binding protein has translation MTERMTDVGPDTTTQTAFLDAIRSALPGLALLTEAVDRESYRRDETAYLASGLPLAVALPTTAEEVGTLMRLATAHRIAVVPRGAGSGLSGGAAGIDGALTVAFTKMDRILEIDHANLVAIVQPGILNAAFKAAVAAEGLFYAPDPASYEICSIGGNIGTNAGGLCCVKYGQTRDSVLGLEVVLADGTILRTGGRSVKDVAGYALTQLFVGSQGTLGLVTEATLRLRPLPPPRATLLAFFPTLASAGDAVRAISDAGVAPVTLELMDRPTIEAVDDWHHLGLDRSAAAMLLVESDVPEAAAVAELDRAAAACEASGASSVVRAADPTEADWLRQARRLALRALERLGTVRMEDVGVPRGRVPELLEAIEGIARRHGIRIATFGHAGDGNLHPNFIFERDDPRAEELTEAARADLFRAAIALGGTITAEHGVGSSRRSALVEQVGPDAIRVMRLIKSALDPLGILNPGKVL, from the coding sequence ATGACCGAGCGGATGACCGACGTCGGGCCGGACACCACCACGCAGACAGCGTTCCTCGACGCGATCCGCTCCGCTCTGCCCGGCCTGGCGCTCCTCACCGAGGCGGTGGACCGCGAGTCGTATCGGCGGGACGAGACCGCGTACCTCGCCAGCGGCCTTCCGCTCGCGGTCGCGCTGCCCACCACGGCGGAGGAGGTCGGGACGCTCATGCGCCTCGCCACCGCCCACCGCATCGCCGTCGTGCCGCGCGGCGCCGGGTCCGGCCTCTCCGGCGGTGCCGCCGGGATCGACGGGGCCCTCACCGTCGCGTTCACGAAGATGGACCGGATCCTCGAGATCGACCACGCGAACCTCGTCGCGATCGTCCAGCCGGGCATCCTCAACGCGGCGTTCAAGGCCGCGGTCGCGGCGGAGGGCCTGTTCTACGCGCCGGACCCCGCGAGCTATGAGATCTGTTCGATCGGCGGGAACATCGGCACGAACGCCGGCGGCCTGTGCTGCGTGAAGTACGGCCAGACGCGCGACTCGGTCCTCGGCCTGGAGGTCGTCCTCGCCGACGGGACGATCCTCCGGACCGGCGGCCGCAGCGTCAAGGACGTCGCCGGATACGCGCTCACCCAGCTGTTCGTCGGGTCGCAGGGGACGCTCGGCCTCGTGACCGAGGCGACGCTCAGACTCCGGCCGCTGCCCCCGCCGCGGGCGACGCTCCTCGCCTTCTTCCCGACGCTCGCCTCGGCCGGCGATGCGGTCCGCGCGATCTCGGACGCGGGGGTCGCGCCGGTGACGCTCGAGCTCATGGACCGCCCGACCATCGAGGCGGTGGACGACTGGCATCACCTCGGCCTCGACCGCTCCGCGGCGGCGATGCTCCTCGTCGAATCCGACGTTCCCGAGGCGGCCGCCGTGGCGGAGCTCGATCGGGCGGCCGCCGCGTGCGAGGCGTCGGGCGCGTCGTCCGTCGTCCGGGCGGCCGATCCGACCGAGGCCGACTGGCTTCGCCAGGCGCGGCGCCTCGCCCTCCGGGCGCTCGAACGCCTCGGGACGGTCCGGATGGAGGACGTCGGGGTCCCGCGCGGCCGCGTGCCCGAACTCCTCGAGGCGATCGAGGGAATCGCTCGCCGTCACGGCATCCGGATCGCGACCTTCGGCCATGCCGGCGACGGCAACCTCCACCCGAACTTCATCTTCGAGCGGGACGACCCGCGCGCGGAGGAGCTGACGGAGGCGGCCCGCGCGGATCTCTTTCGGGCGGCGATCGCCCTCGGCGGGACCATCACGGCCGAGCATGGCGTGGGCTCGAGCAGACGCTCGGCGCTCGTCGAGCAGGTCGGGCCGGACGCGATCCGCGTCATGCGCTTGATCAAGTCCGCCCTGGACCCGCTCGGGATCCTCAACCCGGGCAAGGTGCTGTGA
- a CDS encoding DUF2236 domain-containing protein, with protein MTRTDEAGDPGPVDDLSGLYGPDSEAWRLNREAALLLAAGPRALLLQIAHPLVAEGVDQHSAFRVDPWARLAGTLRSYLTIVYGDGPTARREIARLARLHRSIAGPVRDPLARAQTDSSRYDALDPTLSLWVHATLVDSTIVAYDAWIERLSPVRRERFYAETRPIGHAFGIPDELLPRTYDDFVAYLAAMLGPDGPIHPTPTACDLARSILRPPLGPLVPLVAGRIGLAAHAEAIAGRLARLVPPAATAWALWPSVALLPPTLRAELGLAWDPPRQLVAGWLALGIRTWRPWLPIEWRQMPRARAADRRIAAGRAAAGSGILRG; from the coding sequence ATGACCCGGACGGACGAGGCAGGTGACCCAGGTCCGGTCGACGATCTCAGCGGACTCTACGGCCCTGACTCCGAGGCCTGGCGACTCAATCGCGAAGCCGCTCTGCTCCTCGCGGCCGGACCGCGCGCCCTGCTCCTGCAGATCGCTCATCCGCTCGTCGCCGAGGGTGTCGACCAGCACAGCGCCTTCCGAGTGGATCCGTGGGCCCGACTCGCCGGCACGCTGCGGAGCTACCTGACGATCGTCTATGGCGACGGGCCCACGGCGCGTCGCGAGATCGCGCGGCTCGCGCGGCTCCATCGGTCGATCGCCGGACCCGTCCGCGATCCCCTGGCACGAGCGCAGACCGACAGCTCGCGGTACGACGCGCTCGACCCGACCCTTTCGCTGTGGGTCCATGCCACGCTTGTCGACTCGACGATCGTGGCGTACGACGCCTGGATCGAGCGCCTCTCCCCGGTTCGTCGCGAGCGCTTCTACGCGGAGACGCGACCGATCGGACACGCCTTCGGGATCCCGGACGAGCTTCTGCCACGGACGTACGACGACTTCGTCGCGTATCTGGCGGCGATGCTCGGCCCCGATGGTCCGATCCATCCCACGCCGACGGCGTGCGATCTCGCCCGGTCGATCCTTCGTCCGCCGCTTGGGCCGCTCGTGCCGCTCGTGGCCGGCCGCATCGGTCTCGCGGCCCACGCCGAGGCGATCGCTGGCCGGCTCGCGCGTCTCGTGCCGCCCGCGGCGACAGCGTGGGCCCTGTGGCCGTCCGTCGCCCTGCTGCCGCCGACGCTGCGAGCCGAGCTCGGTCTCGCCTGGGACCCGCCGCGGCAGCTCGTGGCCGGGTGGCTCGCGCTCGGCATCCGGACCTGGCGGCCATGGCTCCCGATCGAGTGGCGACAGATGCCGCGGGCGCGGGCCGCCGACCGGCGGATCGCTGCAGGCCGGGCCGCAGCGGGCAGCGGCATACTGCGCGGATGA